The sequence CGGCGCGATGGCATCACCGTGGTGGGTGCCGGAGCCGACATCGACGAGGCCCGGCGGCCGGGGATCATCGAGCGCGATGGCACCCGGGTCGGGTTCCTGGCCTACTGTTCGGTCGCGCCGGAGGGCTACTACGCCGGGCGGGACAAGCACGGGGTGGCGCCGATGCGGGCGATGACGCACTACGAACCGTTCGAGTCCGACCAGCCCGGCGGTCCGCCCCTGATCTCCACTTTCACCAACGACGCCGATTTGGCGGCGCTCACCGCGGACATCTCCCGGCTGCGGGACCAGGTGGACGTGCTGCTCGTGTCACTCCACTGGGGCCTGCACTTCCAGCGCGCGAGGCTCGCCGACTATCAGCCGGTGGTGGCCCATGCCGCGATCGACGCCGGTGCGGACGCGGTGCTCGGGCACCATCCGCACATCCTCAAACCGGTCGAGGTCTACCAGGGCAAGGTGATCTTCTACAGCCTCGGCAACTTCGCCCTCGACCTCAACGATTCCTGGTGGCGGTCATTCAGTCGGGAATGGCTCGAAGAAGCCAAGGCGTTCCACGAGGCGCTCTCCCCCGAACGGGATCTGAAGGCGGAGGGACGGAACTCGGCGATCGTCCGGCTGCACATCGCCGACGGCGGCGTCAGCCGGGTCGAGATCCTGCCCGTGGTGATCAATGAGGAGAACGAGCCGGTGCCGTACCGGGCGGACACGCCCGAGGGGCGTGCGGTCCGCGACTACCTGGCGGAGATCACGGCGGAGGCGGGGATGAACACCGCCTTCGACGTCGTTGACGACAGGGTTCTGGTTCGCATCTGACCGCTTTCGGTCGAGGGGCCGGCTGCCGGTCATGAAAAGTCCGAGCCGGGGACGATCCGCAGGTGAAGCCGCTGGGCGGCTCAATTTCTCGAGGCGTTTCTCCACGCACCAGAGCGACTGGTGGACGACGATAGTGTTCGTCCTATTGGTGAGCCCTTGTCCGCTTCGGAGGTATTAAGTGGTGTGGAGAATCAGCCAGCGGGCAGTCCGCGGTGCCGGAGCGCATCGGACGGTACGGGACATCGTCGGGTGGTTCTTCCTCGCATTGGCGGTGGTGGTCACCCAGGTGGTCGGCGTGTTGCCCGTGGCCGCGCAGAACGAGCCGTCACCTTCCGCCGTCGGGTCGGACGCCTTTCTCGCCTGGGGCGACAACGCCTTCGGCCAACTGGGTGACGGGACCACCACTGGCAGCAACACGCCCCTCCCCGTGAGTCTGCCGGCGGGTACCGACGCCACCGCTGTTGTCGCCGGTGACTTCCATAGTCTGGCGTTGACCTCGGCCGGCACTGTTCTTGCCTGGGGCAGAAACGACAGTGGTCAGTTGGGGGATGGGACGACTGTCAGTAGTAGTACGCCGGTCGTGGTGCGTCTGCCGGTGGGTGTCACGGTCACCGCCGTTGCCGCCGGCTTCGGCCACAGTTTGGCGTTGACGTCGACCGGCGTTGTCCTCGCCTGGGGGAGCAATTCCTTCGGTCAGTTGGGGGATGGGACGACTGTCAGTAGTAGTACGCCGGTTGCGGTGCGTCTGCCGGTGGGTGTCACGGTCACCGCCGTTGCCGCCGGCAGCGGCCACAGTTTGGCGTTGACGTCGGTCGGCGCCGCCCTCGCCTGGGGGAACAATTTCTCCGGTCAGTTGGGGGATGGGACGACTGTCAGTAGTAGTACGCCGGTTGCGGTGCGTCTGCCGGTGGGTACCACGGTCACCGCTGTCGCCGGCGGCAGTCATCACAGTTTGGCGTTGACGTCTGCTGGGGCTGCCCTTGCCTGGGGGGGTAACTTTTCCGGTCAGTTGGGGGATGGGACGACTGTCAGTAGTAGTACGCCGGTCGTGGTGAGCTTGCCGGTGGGTACCACGGTCACCGCCCTCGCTGGCGGTGACGCCCATAGTGTGGCGCTGACGTCGGCCGGCGCCGCCCTCGCCTGGGGTAGTAACGGCGATGGCCAGTTGGGCGATGGGACCAATGCGGACAGCAGTGTTCCCATTGCGGTGAGTCTCCCCGCGGGCGCCACGATCACGGCCATCGCCGCCCACGACGGCGCTCACAACCTGGCGATCACCTCCACCGGCGCCGCCCTCGCCTGGGGTGGTAACGGCGATGGCCAGTTGGGCGATGGGACCAATGCGGACAGCAGTGTTCCCATTGCGGTGAGTCTCCCCGCGGGCACCACGATCACGGCCATCGCCGCCTCCGTCGAACACAGCCTGGCACTCGCCGCACCGCCGTCGACGTCCACCACCGCATTGCAGATCACGCCACTCCACCCGAAAGCCGATCAGGACATCACCCTCACCGCCACCGTCACCTGCACCACCGACACCCCCACCGGGAGCGTCACCTTCCGCAACACCACCACCGACCTCGCCACCACACCCCTGAACTCCGCCGGCGTCGCCACCCACACCACCACGCTCCCCGCCGGCACCCACACGCTCACCGCCCACTACACCAGCGACGGCACCTCCTGCCCCAACAGCCAGTCCGAGGCCACCACCGTCACCATCGACGCCCCCACCGACCCCGACGCCCCCACCGACCCCGACCTACCCATCACCGGCCCCAACCTGCCCACCACCATCGGCACCGCCGCCCTGCTCATCCTCATCGGCGCCACCCTCATCCACCTCACCAACCGACGCCGACCAACAGACCATCCCTCGCGGTCAGCGTAGAACTGGGTCACCAGTGCCCCTCTTTGTGTGGCGCACCGCCGGGGTCGCCGCGTGACCTCACAGCTCGCGCAGGCGGGGCAGAAGGTGCTCGTGCGCCCACGTCAGGAACATCGGTTGGCTCCCGCCACCGACCTGGAGGAGCGCGACGTGGCTGAAGCCGGCGTCGACGAAGCGCCGGAACGCCGCGACGTGCCGCTCGACGTCCGGGCCGTAGGGGATGCCAGCGGCGGCGTCTTCCTCGCGGACAAACCGGGTGGCCTCAGCGAAGGAGTCCGGGCCGGGTAACTCCGCCTTGACCTTCCAGCCCAGCCCGTACCAGCGGAACTGGTCGTGCAGAAGCGAGCGGCACTCGGCCTCGTCCGGGCCGTAGCAGATGACGACCTGCCCGTAGCGGGGCTTGCCCGCACCGCCGGCCTCGTCGTACATCTGGAGCAGGTGGGGGTCCGGCTCGGTGGCGATGACAGCGTCGGCGTACTCGGCGGCGAGGGTGGCGGACCGGCGGCCGGAGGCGGCGACGGCCATCGGGACTGGCTGCTCCGGCCGATCCCACAGGTAGGCGTCGGGTACCGCGTAGTGGTTGCCGGAGAAGGCCACCGTCTCGCCGTTCAGCAGCGGCTTTATGATCTTCAGCGCCTCCTCGAACATCTCGTGTCGCTGTCGCACGTGCGGCCACCTGCCGGTGACGTACTCGTTGAGGTGCTCGCCGGCGCCGAGGCCGAGGGTGAACCGGCCGTCGGAGAGCACCCCGACGGTGCTCGCCTTCTGCGCCACCACCGCCGGGTGGTAGCGGCGGATCGGGCAGGTCACGTAGGACATCAGCGCCGCCCGGGAGGTGGCATGGGCAACCGCGCCGAGCACCGACCATGCGTACGGGGAGTGGGCCTGGGAGTCGAGCCAGGGGGAGTAGCAGTCGGACACGACCAGGTGGTCGAAGCCGACCGCCTCGGCACGTACGGCGTGGTCGACCAGTTCTTTGGGCCCGGCCTGCTCGCTGAGCAGGGTGTAGCCGACGCTCACCATGGCGACCTCCTCGTCCGACCCGGGCGGATCCCCGGTTACCCCGGCCGGCGCGGGCCAACCCTGGCCGGTCAGGGCGTGCGTCGTCGGGCCTGGGCGCTCTGCCAGTCCCGCAGCGCCCGCTTGATTCGGGTGTTCTCGTCGTGGAGCCGAGCCACCTCCTGACGCAACGTGGCCAGTTCGTGCGCGACTCGGTGCAGGAAGTGTCGTACCTCCTGGGGGTCCAGACCACGCCGGCCGAGGCCCACCGTGGAGAAGTTTCGTTCGCGGACGAGGCGCGGGTGGAGCTGCTCGGTGCCGCCGTAGACGGTGCCGTGACGCATCGATTGGTTCCCTTCGTGGGTGTTGGAAGGGGCGGCCCCGGCCGGGGAGGGAGAGTTCCGGCCAGGGCCGCCCCGCCCGACGACCGCAGCCCTCCTCGGCGGTACGGCCACCGGGCTGCCGGTGGGTGGTGTCAGTTCGTGGTGAGGCAGGGTCGCGGGGACCCGCCTTTCCGTGATAGGTATTCGTCAAGTCGGTCGGAGCCGGAATGCGCGCTTGTCGCGGCTCCATGTTGAGACCCGACGAGGGCCGGTATGCGTCTGCCAAACGCCAGGCCGTCCCTCGTCACCTTCTCGGCTGTTGGCACAGCCGCGGTTACCGTGCTTGCACCGGGCGTCCCCGGGGGTCGGTGATCACCCTCACCC comes from Salinispora tropica CNB-440 and encodes:
- a CDS encoding CapA family protein, with protein sequence MGDAEGFVVAAVGDLLIVRDRPHDIFRHAREQLAGADITFGQLETAYADQGSRGSSGPRGAVPHDVANYAAIPHAGFDVISMASNHTGDWGADALLDCIGRLRRDGITVVGAGADIDEARRPGIIERDGTRVGFLAYCSVAPEGYYAGRDKHGVAPMRAMTHYEPFESDQPGGPPLISTFTNDADLAALTADISRLRDQVDVLLVSLHWGLHFQRARLADYQPVVAHAAIDAGADAVLGHHPHILKPVEVYQGKVIFYSLGNFALDLNDSWWRSFSREWLEEAKAFHEALSPERDLKAEGRNSAIVRLHIADGGVSRVEILPVVINEENEPVPYRADTPEGRAVRDYLAEITAEAGMNTAFDVVDDRVLVRI
- a CDS encoding RCC1 domain-containing protein produces the protein MVWRISQRAVRGAGAHRTVRDIVGWFFLALAVVVTQVVGVLPVAAQNEPSPSAVGSDAFLAWGDNAFGQLGDGTTTGSNTPLPVSLPAGTDATAVVAGDFHSLALTSAGTVLAWGRNDSGQLGDGTTVSSSTPVVVRLPVGVTVTAVAAGFGHSLALTSTGVVLAWGSNSFGQLGDGTTVSSSTPVAVRLPVGVTVTAVAAGSGHSLALTSVGAALAWGNNFSGQLGDGTTVSSSTPVAVRLPVGTTVTAVAGGSHHSLALTSAGAALAWGGNFSGQLGDGTTVSSSTPVVVSLPVGTTVTALAGGDAHSVALTSAGAALAWGSNGDGQLGDGTNADSSVPIAVSLPAGATITAIAAHDGAHNLAITSTGAALAWGGNGDGQLGDGTNADSSVPIAVSLPAGTTITAIAASVEHSLALAAPPSTSTTALQITPLHPKADQDITLTATVTCTTDTPTGSVTFRNTTTDLATTPLNSAGVATHTTTLPAGTHTLTAHYTSDGTSCPNSQSEATTVTIDAPTDPDAPTDPDLPITGPNLPTTIGTAALLILIGATLIHLTNRRRPTDHPSRSA
- a CDS encoding TIGR03557 family F420-dependent LLM class oxidoreductase, with amino-acid sequence MVSVGYTLLSEQAGPKELVDHAVRAEAVGFDHLVVSDCYSPWLDSQAHSPYAWSVLGAVAHATSRAALMSYVTCPIRRYHPAVVAQKASTVGVLSDGRFTLGLGAGEHLNEYVTGRWPHVRQRHEMFEEALKIIKPLLNGETVAFSGNHYAVPDAYLWDRPEQPVPMAVAASGRRSATLAAEYADAVIATEPDPHLLQMYDEAGGAGKPRYGQVVICYGPDEAECRSLLHDQFRWYGLGWKVKAELPGPDSFAEATRFVREEDAAAGIPYGPDVERHVAAFRRFVDAGFSHVALLQVGGGSQPMFLTWAHEHLLPRLREL
- a CDS encoding DivIVA domain-containing protein, which produces MRHGTVYGGTEQLHPRLVRERNFSTVGLGRRGLDPQEVRHFLHRVAHELATLRQEVARLHDENTRIKRALRDWQSAQARRRTP